One window from the genome of Coleofasciculus chthonoplastes PCC 7420 encodes:
- a CDS encoding Rpn family recombination-promoting nuclease/putative transposase produces MDLIETIIVYKLPQKSRQEIEAMLGLSELKQTKVYQEAKQEGLTEGRQEGLEEGELKAKLTAIPRMLQFGLSLEQIAQLQDLPVDVVQHTSHLFHKQNVAAFVELLHHQRSLFSPQDLAELAFLIQPLPDKIEDLSCAIAQWCKQEGHAAQLMAWRQIRSGLLSAMVEKLLGRNSDTQETPSVSVNKAMVQNAIESGESFE; encoded by the coding sequence ATTGATTTAATCGAAACAATCATCGTTTACAAATTACCACAAAAAAGCCGTCAGGAGATAGAAGCAATGTTAGGGTTAAGTGAACTTAAACAAACCAAAGTGTATCAGGAAGCCAAGCAAGAAGGGTTAACAGAAGGCAGGCAGGAAGGGTTAGAAGAAGGTGAACTCAAAGCCAAGTTAACCGCCATCCCGCGTATGCTCCAGTTTGGGTTAAGCTTGGAGCAAATCGCTCAGTTGCAAGATTTGCCAGTAGACGTTGTCCAACATACGTCCCACTTATTCCATAAGCAAAATGTTGCGGCTTTTGTTGAACTGTTACATCATCAACGCTCACTTTTTTCCCCACAAGACTTAGCGGAATTGGCTTTTTTGATTCAACCGTTACCCGATAAAATAGAAGACTTATCATGCGCTATCGCCCAGTGGTGCAAGCAGGAGGGACATGCTGCACAGCTAATGGCTTGGCGTCAAATCCGATCAGGCTTATTGAGTGCGATGGTAGAGAAGCTCTTGGGGAGGAATTCTGATACTCAGGAAACTCCATCGGTTTCCGTGAACAAAGCCATGGTGCAGAATGCGATTGAGTCAGGAGAGTCATTTGAGTGA
- a CDS encoding iron uptake porin: MTTYGRLGKTASSALMFATLGCWVTSFSAAQATPVESSEQQPTDLARLTETSGVDPGLFLSTETGLVNSPVEIATPVTEAEIITELEVSTTSEVGMITSTDSLIESEDTFVETQVQDLAQALPEMEDSSDPTVSEPLFVDPLEAVEESDPMDQVTNVSQLRDVSPGDWAYEALRSLVERYGCIAGYPDGTFRGNRAMTRYEFAAGVNACMQQIERLIAGRTEFPTGDLESLRRLVLEFEAELATLGARVDNLEGRTALLEDNQFSTTTKIFGQAILGVQGRTENDFEFGTGTFEDEDTNVNVINNVQLSLFTQLSPRSLLLTSFQAGDGSGTGNSLRNYISLGYEGDTNNDLRLTDLNYRQLFGSNFAVIVGPEGVNPVNVFRGVNRIESAGSGSLSRFAQRNPIINIGNGSGGIGFDWQIATRLSLQGVYSASDSDDPDDGLFGGDNGNTVAGVQLVASPTDTLDLSLQYINAYTPSGLLGTGVGDDQVIRGRFVLDGSDVLLRGPMNTNAFGSGLEWRVTPKFTLGGWLGYTDSNYKAGSGDVQTFNWMAFLNLPDLFGEGNLAGLYVGQPPKITDSDLPITLNVPDFVSNGGVGDEGDQPGTTTHVELFYRWQVADNISITPGVIVIFDPGHNPDNDTIGIGAIRTTFTF; the protein is encoded by the coding sequence ATGACGACTTATGGACGTTTGGGAAAAACAGCGTCTTCAGCCTTGATGTTTGCCACCTTAGGTTGCTGGGTGACCAGCTTCTCTGCCGCGCAAGCAACGCCTGTTGAATCTTCAGAGCAACAGCCGACAGATTTGGCTCGGCTGACTGAAACGTCAGGAGTAGACCCAGGACTGTTTCTGTCAACTGAAACGGGACTGGTGAATTCTCCGGTTGAGATAGCTACCCCAGTAACGGAAGCAGAGATCATCACTGAACTAGAGGTATCCACCACCAGTGAAGTCGGAATGATCACGTCAACGGATTCCCTAATCGAGTCCGAAGACACCTTTGTGGAAACCCAAGTTCAAGACTTAGCCCAAGCCTTACCAGAAATGGAAGACAGCAGTGATCCCACTGTTTCTGAGCCCCTGTTCGTTGATCCATTAGAGGCGGTAGAGGAATCTGACCCGATGGATCAAGTGACCAATGTGTCTCAGTTAAGAGATGTTTCTCCCGGAGACTGGGCGTATGAGGCACTACGGAGTCTGGTGGAACGGTATGGTTGTATTGCCGGATATCCAGATGGCACGTTTCGGGGTAATCGGGCAATGACCCGGTATGAATTTGCCGCTGGCGTGAACGCCTGTATGCAGCAAATTGAGCGGTTAATCGCGGGTCGGACTGAGTTTCCCACCGGGGATTTAGAAAGTCTGCGGCGGTTAGTGTTGGAGTTTGAGGCAGAACTCGCTACCCTGGGGGCGCGGGTAGATAACCTAGAAGGTCGGACTGCACTTTTAGAAGATAATCAGTTTTCGACGACGACTAAAATCTTTGGGCAAGCCATTCTGGGTGTGCAAGGGCGAACGGAAAATGACTTTGAATTTGGCACTGGCACATTTGAGGATGAAGACACCAATGTCAATGTGATTAACAATGTACAGTTAAGCTTGTTTACTCAGTTGAGTCCTCGGAGTCTTTTACTAACCAGTTTCCAAGCTGGTGACGGTAGTGGAACGGGCAACAGTTTGAGGAACTATATCAGTTTGGGATATGAAGGAGACACCAATAATGATTTACGACTGACTGACCTTAACTATCGTCAACTCTTTGGCAGTAATTTTGCCGTAATCGTTGGACCAGAAGGAGTTAACCCAGTCAACGTCTTTCGGGGGGTCAATCGGATCGAAAGCGCCGGTTCTGGTTCCCTGTCTCGCTTTGCCCAGCGTAATCCAATTATTAATATTGGCAATGGGAGTGGTGGTATTGGCTTTGATTGGCAGATTGCCACCCGTCTGAGCTTACAAGGTGTCTATTCAGCTAGTGACTCTGATGATCCTGATGATGGTCTCTTTGGTGGAGATAATGGAAACACTGTAGCTGGTGTACAGTTAGTCGCTTCTCCTACAGACACATTGGATCTGTCGTTGCAATACATCAATGCCTATACTCCCTCTGGACTTTTGGGAACAGGTGTTGGGGATGATCAAGTAATCAGAGGTCGCTTTGTACTCGATGGGTCAGATGTACTTCTCAGAGGTCCGATGAATACAAATGCTTTTGGTAGTGGTTTGGAGTGGCGAGTTACCCCGAAATTCACCTTAGGCGGCTGGCTTGGTTATACGGATTCTAATTACAAAGCCGGTTCCGGAGATGTGCAAACCTTCAACTGGATGGCTTTTCTGAACTTGCCTGACCTCTTTGGTGAAGGAAATTTAGCGGGTTTGTATGTGGGTCAACCACCTAAAATTACCGACAGTGATCTGCCTATAACTCTAAATGTCCCAGATTTCGTCAGTAATGGAGGGGTTGGCGATGAGGGAGATCAACCGGGAACGACGACTCATGTCGAGCTGTTTTACCGCTGGCAAGTGGCTGATAATATCAGCATCACGCCGGGAGTCATTGTCATTTTTGATCCAGGACACAATCCGGATAACGATACGATTGGGATTGGTGCGATTCGGACTACATTTACCTTCTAA
- the coaD gene encoding pantetheine-phosphate adenylyltransferase, which yields MIAIYPGSFDPITLGHLDIIERSCKLFETVIVAVLRNPSKSPLFTIQERVQQIRGCTQHLSNVEIDSFTGLTVDYAKLKNAQVLLRGLRVLSDFEKELQMAHTNQTLWDEIETVFLATSNEYSFLSSSVVKEIAKFGGSVNHLVPPQVALDICRCYAQSHPASNPTNSQNPTPQRNAFPLEPPM from the coding sequence GTGATTGCAATTTATCCAGGCAGCTTCGATCCGATCACTCTAGGACACCTCGATATCATTGAGCGTAGCTGTAAACTCTTTGAAACCGTCATTGTTGCCGTACTCCGCAACCCGAGTAAATCGCCATTGTTTACAATACAAGAGCGAGTACAACAGATTCGTGGCTGTACCCAGCATCTCTCGAATGTCGAAATCGATAGCTTCACAGGTTTGACTGTGGACTATGCCAAACTCAAGAATGCTCAAGTCTTACTGCGGGGACTACGGGTGCTGTCAGACTTTGAGAAGGAACTCCAGATGGCGCATACCAATCAAACCCTCTGGGATGAAATAGAAACCGTTTTTCTCGCCACGTCTAACGAGTACAGTTTTTTAAGTAGTAGCGTAGTGAAAGAGATTGCCAAATTTGGCGGATCTGTTAACCATCTTGTTCCCCCGCAGGTTGCCCTAGATATTTGCCGATGTTACGCCCAGAGTCATCCCGCATCGAACCCAACCAACTCCCAGAACCCAACCCCCCAGAGAAACGCCTTTCCTCTGGAACCCCCGATGTAG
- a CDS encoding ATP synthase F0 subunit B, which produces MLRPESSRIEPNQLPEPNPPEKRLSSGTPDVDIQRELTKLEEMLFDSPHIPLTKYTLIDEEAFLTQLDVVRASLPEAFEKSQKIVQQGEDILLQAEDYAQEILEAAERQAQQILDDMGIVQQAELEAKQIRQRVQQECETLQEQTRTDIEQMRRQAQQELAQLRQLALEECEDIQNGADDYADSVLNSIEQQLTDMLRVIRNGRQQLYQDVPPGQPQDKDGIGGSGSRSSSASPKKKGG; this is translated from the coding sequence ATGTTACGCCCAGAGTCATCCCGCATCGAACCCAACCAACTCCCAGAACCCAACCCCCCAGAGAAACGCCTTTCCTCTGGAACCCCCGATGTAGATATCCAGCGAGAACTCACTAAGCTAGAGGAGATGCTGTTTGATAGCCCACACATCCCCTTGACCAAGTACACGTTGATTGATGAAGAAGCGTTCTTAACCCAATTGGATGTAGTGCGGGCGAGTCTACCAGAGGCGTTTGAAAAATCTCAAAAGATTGTTCAGCAAGGGGAAGATATTCTCCTACAAGCGGAAGACTATGCCCAAGAAATCCTAGAAGCCGCTGAACGACAAGCTCAACAGATTCTGGATGACATGGGGATTGTGCAACAAGCAGAACTCGAAGCCAAGCAAATCCGGCAACGGGTTCAGCAAGAGTGTGAAACGCTGCAAGAACAAACCCGGACTGACATTGAACAGATGCGCCGCCAAGCCCAGCAGGAATTGGCACAACTGCGCCAACTCGCACTCGAAGAATGCGAAGACATTCAAAACGGTGCGGATGATTATGCTGATTCTGTACTCAATAGTATCGAGCAACAGCTTACTGACATGCTGAGGGTGATTCGCAATGGACGTCAGCAACTTTACCAGGATGTACCACCCGGACAACCGCAAGATAAAGACGGGATTGGCGGATCTGGGTCTCGTTCATCCTCAGCGTCACCGAAAAAGAAGGGTGGGTAA
- a CDS encoding DUF2887 domain-containing protein yields MAYYPLSTVSPLPKENVKTDTIFYSLFKEFPSIFFELINQSTEQAATYQFTSREIKQLSFRVDGLFLPKNEASNQPFYLVEVQY; encoded by the coding sequence TTGGCATACTACCCATTGTCAACGGTGTCACCTTTACCCAAGGAGAACGTGAAAACTGATACCATCTTCTATAGCCTGTTTAAAGAGTTCCCCAGTATCTTCTTTGAACTGATTAACCAATCCACAGAACAAGCCGCCACCTACCAATTCACCTCCCGTGAAATCAAACAACTCTCATTTCGAGTTGATGGTTTATTTTTACCCAAGAACGAAGCCTCAAACCAACCCTTCTACCTAGTCGAAGTTCAGTATTGA
- the gndA gene encoding NADP-dependent phosphogluconate dehydrogenase, whose translation MTQPSFGVIGLAVMGENLALNVESRGFPVAVYNRTSSKTEDFMAKRASDKNVTAAYSLEEFVKTLARPRKILVMVKAGKPVDIVIDQLKPLLEPGDMIIDGGNSLYEETERRTKDLEATGLGFVGMGVSGGEEGALHGPSLMPGGTDTAYQELEPILTKIAAQVDDGPCVTYIGPGGAGHYVKMVHNGIEYGDMQLIAEAYDLLKHGLGLDHKQLHQVFSEWNTTDELNSFLIEITADIFKYIDPDTNQPLVDLILDSAGQKGTGRWTVVSSLELGVPIPTIYAAVNARVISSYKQERVAAAKELIGTTGNYEGDSQAFINKVRDALYCSKMCSYAQGMALLGKASEEFNYNLNLAETARIWKGGCIIRAGFLDKIKNAFNENPKLPNLLLAPEFKQTILDRQDAWRDVLVASNQLGIPVPAFSASLDYFDSYRRDRLPQNLTQAQRDYFGAHTYERTDKEGVFHTEWAQS comes from the coding sequence ATGACACAACCAAGCTTCGGAGTCATCGGTTTAGCTGTGATGGGAGAAAACCTAGCGCTCAATGTGGAAAGTCGCGGGTTTCCAGTGGCGGTGTATAACCGGACTAGCTCAAAAACGGAAGACTTTATGGCAAAGCGTGCCTCGGATAAAAATGTCACCGCCGCCTATTCTCTGGAAGAGTTTGTCAAAACCTTGGCACGTCCCCGCAAAATCCTGGTTATGGTTAAAGCGGGCAAACCCGTTGATATTGTCATCGATCAACTTAAACCTCTGCTCGAACCGGGCGATATGATTATCGATGGTGGGAACTCCCTCTACGAAGAAACCGAACGCCGCACCAAAGACTTAGAAGCCACGGGACTCGGCTTTGTCGGGATGGGGGTCAGTGGTGGCGAGGAAGGAGCGCTCCATGGTCCTAGCTTGATGCCAGGAGGCACGGATACGGCGTATCAAGAGTTAGAACCGATTTTGACCAAAATCGCTGCTCAGGTGGATGATGGACCCTGTGTCACCTACATTGGTCCTGGGGGTGCAGGTCATTATGTGAAGATGGTGCATAACGGGATTGAGTATGGCGATATGCAGCTCATTGCCGAAGCTTATGATTTGCTCAAACATGGCTTAGGATTGGATCACAAGCAGCTTCATCAGGTGTTTTCCGAATGGAATACAACCGATGAGCTAAATTCCTTTTTAATTGAAATTACGGCGGATATCTTCAAGTACATTGATCCGGATACGAATCAGCCGTTGGTTGATTTGATTCTGGATTCTGCCGGACAAAAGGGAACTGGACGCTGGACGGTGGTTAGTTCTCTGGAATTGGGTGTCCCGATTCCCACGATTTATGCAGCGGTGAATGCGCGGGTGATTTCGTCCTATAAACAGGAACGAGTCGCGGCGGCGAAGGAACTAATCGGGACGACGGGCAACTATGAGGGAGATAGCCAAGCCTTTATCAATAAAGTCCGTGATGCGCTTTATTGCTCAAAAATGTGTTCCTATGCTCAAGGCATGGCATTGTTGGGTAAGGCTTCGGAGGAGTTTAATTACAACCTGAATTTGGCAGAAACTGCCCGGATTTGGAAAGGGGGTTGTATTATTCGGGCAGGATTCCTGGATAAGATTAAAAATGCCTTCAATGAGAATCCGAAACTGCCGAATTTATTGTTAGCGCCGGAGTTTAAGCAAACGATTCTGGATCGCCAGGATGCATGGCGGGACGTGCTAGTAGCTTCTAATCAGTTGGGAATCCCGGTTCCAGCGTTTAGTGCGTCATTAGATTACTTCGACAGCTATCGGCGCGATCGCTTACCGCAAAACCTGACCCAAGCCCAGCGCGACTACTTTGGCGCTCATACTTATGAGCGAACCGATAAGGAAGGGGTTTTCCATACCGAATGGGCGCAGTCATAG